From the Palaemon carinicauda isolate YSFRI2023 chromosome 4, ASM3689809v2, whole genome shotgun sequence genome, the window GCGTTGTAATGCGCTTTGATTATTTAGTaatattacatttttttaactttttttctcacAGCTCTTGTGGTGATAGCTGGTTTTCAAAGTTATTTAACAGCCTCCGCATACCATTATATATGACTCATAGATGTTTATTTTtctggagattctatttttttttttcaaaaccacttttctggaattttttttttcaaaactatttttttttaaattaaaattttcgtgTACATTATTACTATAGTCCCTACAATGATACTTGCACCACACTTAAGcttaataatatttccattattattattattcccaatatTATGTATCAAACCAAAATCCTAATTAAAATGGTATTGTGATTGTACAGTATTTTAAAAAAATTTTGGAAAGGGTAAGAGGGAGAGTGAATAATATTCCAGTAATAAATGTGTTTTGAGAAAAATTTTAGGCTATAATATGTAGGCAAGTGGTATAGTAAGGCGagaaaatatactgtaattatattttcatgtgTGGAGGTTATGGTGTAAGCATTCATCGAAGGTAGTTTGCGATTGTTTCTCGCAGACATCAGTACGTTGGACATTTAAATGGAAAGGAAATGGGAACAGGTAAAGTACAGTAGTTCCAGACTGCAAAGTTGGCAAAAAAGCTAGGTTACTAGAATCAAAGGATTTCCATAAAGACAAATTATGCGTACAATGTACTGCATGAGATGCCAGAAGCCACTACCTCCCCCTATCAACTAGGATAATTGTCTAGGTACGGTGGTTGATTTTACATTGGTCAGCAATTGTCCTTCCCCAAATGCGTGTGACAAGGGGTTTTTAGTGTTGACCTGCAATGCGTGTGACAAGGGGTTTTTAGTGTTGACCTGCAATGCAGTCCCATACCAACCCCCCAAAAATGACTTGTATTATTATAGCTCTTCCACAATATATGCATATTAGATAAGTGGTGCTAAATTTATCAGAATTTTCGtgaaacttttattgaaaattaaccAGTTTTAAGTAATAATTCCCCAAAAATAACTTCAGCAGTTTTATTGAGAATAAATATAACCCACTTTTTTATGCAGGTGCGTGTTGTTTTGAGAGTATCTCCCAAAATAACGGTGACGGAAGGTGAATCGGAGGTCTTGACCTTAGATAAACGACGCCGTCAAGTAACCCTTGTCGAACCTCAAGCAAAACAACCCCAAGAGAGGGTCGGTGTGGCTGCTCCAAAAATGTTTGCCTTTGACCAAGTCTACAACCAGGAAGACCCACAGGTGAGAGACTAAAGGTTATCaggatttaaacttttttttctatctagAAAATGGGAACACTGGAGTTTCATAAATTTCCAAATAATTACTGATAGAGACATTTACTCACTTTAATGATGAAAGTTACATCTTTTCAATAGCCATTCATTAAATACTCTTGGATATATTACTGTTTTTTCAAGATTACAGTTACATTATTTTTTGTAGATTTGGCTATGTATCCGACATAGTGTTTCATATTTTATGTCAGGAATATCCTACTATATTACTCCTATTCTTATAGAATATAAAACGTCTTCTAATATACCTTTACTGTATTCATCAATTGACAGAATGAAGTTGTCACTGGAGCAGTTGTAGATGTCTTACATGCTGTGCTAGCAGGGAATGATGGCTGTGTGTTATGTTTTGGAGGGGCTGATTTAGGTAAAACCTACACCATGCTGGGATCACACACGGGTCCTGGAGAACTAGGTGTTATGCCATCTTCTATAGCATGGTTATACCGAGCCATTGTTGAGCAGAAGGCGAAAAGTGGTGCCAGATTCAGTGTTAGAGTATCTGCTGTTGCAGTTGATGCTGCTGGTGCAATGCTTACTGATCTTCTCGCCGAATATGCGCAAGGTATTGATTTCCTGTTTTCAACCTTGACAGTTTTCTTAATACTGACACAAGAGACTTGTTTATTTACCTGTAAATGTATATTGTATCATTAAATCAGTAATATAAATTTGATTTATCACTGAGTAAAGtaactttttttaaatataaattttatcttgCAGAAGGCGAAGCATCTCCTGGTGCATTACTGCGTGATACAACAGGAGGTTACCTATCTTCAGTAGCTGAGCTTAGAGCGCCCTCACCTGAAACAGCCGCACATTATTTGGATGTTGCCATTGCTGCTCGTTCTTCACATGCTCATTCTCAAGTCCAGTCTTCTCAACCTGCCCCTCCTCCTGGATCTGCCACTTTACTCTACACTTTACATATTTATCAGTATGCTGTTGACAAGTCAGGAAAAGGAGGAGGTAATACATGAGTATTTGTTTATTTTGTAGAGAATTGGATTTTGTTTTACTTATTTGAATGCAAGATGTTTTATCATTCTATATTATCCATAATGAagtaagaaatacaaaatatattactaGTTCTCATTAAAGCTTTGATGTTCTAATTTTTGCTTTTACAGTTGTTGGTGGGCGTAGCCGTCTTCATATGATTGACGTTGGGGATGTAAGTGGGAGTAATGGAGGGATGTCTTTGTCTGCCCTGACTTCTGTTCTCTTAGCAATATTTAATGGTCAACGTTACCTTCCACAtcgtgaaaacaaattaacaatgttACTTAGAGAAGCTCTGGGATCTGTAACTTGTCATGCTGCAATGGTTGTACATATTTCTCCTTCACCACGGCATGCTCAACACACACTAGCTACTCTGCAATTAGCTTCTCGAGTCCACCGGATGAGACGCAAGAAACTAAAGGTACCTATTCATTCAAGTGCTTGCTTCTGTTACTTTTCAAGTTCAGTGATAAAGAATGAGACATTTACTATTTTAGTAGAATATTTTCCATCCTTAGTACCAATGAATTTTAAGCTTTactttgtgaacatgaaaatgtaaACTTAATTTGAAATTTTTGTAAACTACTACCTATCTAATGAAGAGTATTGTACTCGTTAGGATTTTTTAAGAGAATTAGGTGTTGCAAATAATTACATGGACACATGACAGTTGTGCTAATTATCTTTGGAATATTTTCAGGGTATTGGTGGTTCAAATTCTGGAGGTAGTTCTGAGGGTTCTCGTAGTCGATCTTCCGGTGGAGATACGTCAGCTGGTTCCTCATCTATAGATTTCTCCTCATCAGAGCAGTCTTGTGATACAGTCATTTACATTGGTGGTGGTGGTCCTGGTGATGCAACAGATAATGAACATCCCCCAGTGTTTATGCCTCATCATACTAATCAGCAAATGTGGCCCATTACTCGACTTCGATCAATGGAACATTTGAGGCCTCACTCTGCATCGCCTACTCCTGCCCATACCCGACGTGCTGCATCAGCCAGCCCAACACCAACTTCTCGCTCAGTACCCAATGGAAGATCACATGGAAAACCAAGACCACCCCCTAGAACAGTTAGTAATGCAAATAGTCCTCTCAGTAGTGGGAAAGTAACTCCTGGTGGTAGCTTCATACGCCACCAACCTGGGGTGAGTCATGTTGCATATAATAAAGTGGGTCAAAAACCTCTCCTTTCTTCATTCAAACCACAAGTTACGCTAGGTCCCCTGGTGCCTGGTGATTTAAGGCATTTCAATTATAATGCTTATGAGGAGCCAAATAATCTCGTACCAACATACAGGCAAACTGGTAATCATCCTCAACAGACTATTCTGTTACATCAACAGCAACAACCActtcaaccacaacaacaacaggaacaacaTAAACAGcagcaacatcaacatcaacagcagcagcaacaacagcaacaacaacagccacagcagcagcagcagcaacaacaactccAACAGCTAAGTCAAAAGCATATCCAACAACAATTGAAGCAGCAACATTTATACTTGCTACAGCACCCCCAAACAAAGCAGCAGCAAATTCAGCAACAGCAGCAAATTCAACACTTTCAATTGTATCAGCAACAGAAACAACTTCAAAGTCAACAACAGAGTTTACAGCAGCCAGGCCAACAGCAAAGCATGCAACAGCAATACCAACATCAAACTTTCCAACAACAGCATCTACAGTTACAGCAACAGCAATTGAAACTACAACAGCTTCAACAGCAACAACTTGCTCAGCAATCAAATCGATTAAATGCAAAGAATCCAACTGATGGAGTAGTGTCTGACGAACAGTGGATTGATGGCCCAAGGGTTCATAAGTCACGTGTGGCAGCTgcacaaaagatgaaaaaagaaaaatcagaaacTTGGGTTGATGGTCCACAAGTTACCCCTATAGGTTATGGTTTTATGGATGATCATAAAAAAACTATGATAGAAAGATGGGTAGCAGTTCAGACAGCCCAGGTTGTACAACAGCTGGAGCAACAGCAAACTGTCCCACCTCAAACTCCAACACAGAATTCTACCACTCAAGAACAGTTCACTCATCTTACTCAATTCCGCACTTGTGAAGAATCTACGTTAGACAGTGATCAAGACACCCTGAGTGAAGATCCACCCTCTGGTGCAGGTCAGGCAAACGGCACAAGTACTACTATGCCACCACAACCTAATCTCATTGAAGAGCTAGAACGTAAAAACTTGATACCAGCTGAAGATCCCAAACCCCCCGAAGAACCTGATCCACCATCTAATGAAGCAGAATCACTACCAAAAGAATGCACTGTAGATGAGAAGAGTACTGAACCACATTGTTCACCAGATGAAGCTTCTGTAGCAGATGAGCCTTCAATTGATGATATATGTTCTCAGTGTGAAGCATTAGCTGAAGAGTGTGAAGAACTGAGCTCTCTTTTGTCTTGTGAAGAGGAAGAATGTAAAAGACAAGCACACCAAGGTTTAGGTAAGCTGCTTAAAGATTATTCAGTGTACATAGGTTATACTATAAATGGGGTTGATAAACAAGTTACTGTATGCAACCTACCATACAATTCACCATTTGTGTATTGTTTTTACTAATGAACTCCTTTTTAATTCCATGCATGTTAATTTAGTACTTGTAATATCATAAACACATTCTTTTTTAATACTCCAAGTCAAGAGATTTTATGTAAAATGAATGAATTCGCTTATAATGTTTAAACACTTTCAGCCAAAGCAGGCAGTAATTGTAGACTCTGGGCTGGGCACTACAGTAGTGTATAATAATTTAATGTATACATTGATGGATATACAGTTGTCTAACTCACTCAGTGCACTTGGCGAGTGGTGAGTGAAAAGTTGAATGCTTCACTAACACTGGTAGAGAGAATTGTGGAATGAAGCATAGACTGATTTAATGTCGTGTCTTACCGGTTACTGTGCATgcagccgtattattattattagctaagctacaactctacttggaaaagcaagatgctataagcccatgggctccaacaggaaaaaagtagcccaatgaggaaaagaaataaggaaataaaaaaactacattaGAGGTAATGAATGtacacatttgtgtttttcttttacaGATGGAATTACTGTTATCATTACACCTTTGTGTTTTACATTTAGAGGCAAGATTACTGTCTTATCATTATTTTGATGCTTCAGTGGCCTGGTTTGTAAGGTCCCATAGAAATTTTACAAGGTACCCGTGTTATACAGTTTTAACAGAAATTAGGAGTCTTCATATGatacaccatttatatatatatatatatatatatatatatatatatatatatatatatatatatatatatgaaaaaaaaataaacttcttgAATGCTATGGTTTTTGAATTAGCTATGAAAATTTGGATTATAATTATCATCAAGTATTTTTAAGTTCAAAGATTCAGGAAGCGTACCAAAAAAATGAAAAGGTAGCTTTGACTCATACATGTATTTACAGTATTGGTGTATGCATATGCATGGCAATACATATCCTTAAGAACCTAAATAGTCTGTAGTGACCTTGATACAGCCTGAAAGAAGTCCCTATACTGCAACATTATCAcagtttttaaaattaattatgcAGAACTTCCAATCAGATTTTCTCACTTACTATGCAGAACCTTCCACATTCTCAAGTATCATGGGATCATTATCTGCTCATTTGAGTTTGTAAATTGTAGAATATGTCGATTGAATTTCCCTTGCTTTGCATCCTATCTCACAatatgtatattgtacagtatttgacaactaaaaaaaaaatgtttattacaGCAACGGTGTTAGAAGAGCCTGAATTAGAAGCAGCAATAGGAACAGACATTGAAGAGCTTGGgaaagatgatggtgatgaaacgGGACATGAGGCAGATGAAGAAGAAAGTACAACCCCTCAAAGAGGATGGATAAGACGATCGCTAGCCTCCTCGGGAACACATCATTCCACAGAACTAATTGAAGTTCAGATTCCTGATTACCCTGTGATCACGGTTGACACATGCATACAGGTAATTATTTACCACAGGTGTATAATTGGCATAGTAATTTTTTGGAGAATATTTTAAGGGTAGTTTATAGACATTGCAATATTTTAAGGGTAGTTTATAGACATTGCAATTATAAAAAAATGAATGTCTTTTAAGACAAAATTCAAATAGTGGTAATTTTACTGGCAACAGGTAGTAAACATAAGGGATATTCCTTcagatatagattttattttaaagaatGGAAACTACTCTGAAGATACCGTTGTTATGTGTTTGGTACACTTCTCTGTCTACTCCTCTAGGATATGCTGTGAAAAATTAATATCGTATATAAAGGTTCTATTCAATAGGTTCTGTAGAATGTTGAAAGCTCATATCTTAAGGTctaaaatttttcttataaaactcatgtacatacctgtatatatatactgtatatagaaaaggCATCTACTCTTACAGAAAGGCATTTAAAGCCCTTTTCTTGTAAACAACAAGAAAAAGTACAAATTTGTGCGTCCAAAGTTTAGTTaagaatatgtgggtagttcagtTCAACAAAACTGTTGACTACCAGATTTTTTGTACAGAGTTATTAGGTCAAGAACCATTCTACCACCCAGTAAGCCTCCTCAGTATACTAGAAGAGAACATTATTATGGCTCTTGTAATGTaaattttatactgtatacatgtttttATAACTCATCTTGAGACCAGCTTAGATTGCTAGAAACATTTTATGTAGAAAACTTAAACCTAGTTTTGATGACTTTGCCTTTTAAcagaaatgttttaatttattaATCTAATTTCTAGACTTTATATCAATAAGTAAAATTGTTTTGAACTTCACAGAACCTAATAAGTTCCTCAATCAACTGTTTTCCTTTGTCTGATGATTCACCACGATTACTTTTCATACATTATATAGAATTGTACAGACTAGTTAGGGATGGTAAAGCATAGTTTGAGatgcaggagaaaaaaaaaattactaactaAGATTTATGCTTTTTATTGGTTAAAAAAGGGTAACGTAGACAAAGAAAATGTAGTCTTTGAAATTGCCAGGCAGCTTTTAACAACCTATGTTTTTTCGCCCTTATACAGACTGGTTTGTTTGCCAACAGCAAAGTGGTTGCTTTGGTGAGCATCATAACAACATTAACATTGAGGATCGACTTCACTAGCACCAACTTactttatcatgaaaaaaaaaaaaaaacggcatacTTTTTAATAACAAAAAATTGTCTCAATAAACAAAATATCTTTAGCGAAAGCTGAAACTAGCTATAAACTTTTTAGCAAGGTAAAACAGCCCACCACTAGTTTAGTCGTGGGTGGGATAAA encodes:
- the LOC137640057 gene encoding uncharacterized protein isoform X5, with translation MDHSYVQQRHHLRTRRQDEDFGWGPNWASQLTAPSSSSSPSRQEERERRRRRRRDSGERDRESSGRRSKNANERGEDRRGTLPTDYRAALAKFAPPVPHTLLKKIGCRDVQGLGKVRVVLRVSPKITVTEGESEVLTLDKRRRQVTLVEPQAKQPQERVGVAAPKMFAFDQVYNQEDPQNEVVTGAVVDVLHAVLAGNDGCVLCFGGADLGKTYTMLGSHTGPGELGVMPSSIAWLYRAIVEQKAKSGARFSVRVSAVAVDAAGAMLTDLLAEYAQEGEASPGALLRDTTGGYLSSVAELRAPSPETAAHYLDVAIAARSSHAHSQVQSSQPAPPPGSATLLYTLHIYQYAVDKSGKGGVVGGRSRLHMIDVGDVSGSNGGMSLSALTSVLLAIFNGQRYLPHRENKLTMLLREALGSVTCHAAMVVHISPSPRHAQHTLATLQLASRVHRMRRKKLKGIGGSNSGGSSEGSRSRSSGGDTSAGSSSIDFSSSEQSCDTVIYIGGGGPGDATDNEHPPVFMPHHTNQQMWPITRLRSMEHLRPHSASPTPAHTRRAASASPTPTSRSVPNGRSHGKPRPPPRTVSNANSPLSSGKVTPGGSFIRHQPGVSHVAYNKVGQKPLLSSFKPQVTLGPLVPGDLRHFNYNAYEEPNNLVPTYRQTGNHPQQTILLHQQQQPLQPQQQQEQHKQQQHQHQQQQQQQQQQQPQQQQQQQQLQQLSQKHIQQQLKQQHLYLLQHPQTKQQQIQQQQQIQHFQLYQQQKQLQSQQQSLQQPGQQQSMQQQYQHQTFQQQHLQLQQQQLKLQQLQQQQLAQQSNRLNAKNPTDGVVSDEQWIDGPRVHKSRVAAAQKMKKEKSETWVDGPQVTPIGYGFMDDHKKTMIERWVAVQTAQVVQQLEQQQTVPPQTPTQNSTTQEQFTHLTQFRTCEESTLDSDQDTLSEDPPSGAGQANGTSTTMPPQPNLIEELERKNLIPAEDPKPPEEPDPPSNEAESLPKECTVDEKSTEPHCSPDEASVADEPSIDDICSQCEALAEECEELSSLLSCEEEECKRQAHQGLATVLEEPELEAAIGTDIEELGKDDGDETGHEADEEESTTPQRGWIRRSLASSGTHHSTELIEVQIPDYPVITVDTCIQVCEEDIIRALADTPCQSEVMSVETSDDHPLRVLSEENLTCASTFTDSYSQMGETGDEDDSDDENSRPFSLFEVTDYGRVCQDLSMALQSDVSNKNLHELAKIHDLYRTLARQSPRVHTGGPRLQAATLAEILANSRDSLLEDQKPPLEDDSICSEPVHAEGKLCRHCNKKQLRHGDSILKLESALRSKSMWLSRPLELEDSASDKCIGTDDIDLPEDHCTCDVQSDLVPYIPSMFFNFSSMKNNSSASNLTLTQQASNSSLQLKDVPLADSTENFVDRVPINGISLPEYIEDLEANVVLCNPVQYDYSKDSDVNDDRTVTGKSDNESDCVSNISEDSEYMMQTSKLSKFLCVGVGKSKSKSPYKVAKQNNNKIVENKKNVAKTKESKVKVPVKSRENSKSPDRNSKNLIKSPSRVVSQSVAKQNTSRRSDNASVRMRWGKSARVGATKSPALASRSSYRYTCTLMYPPDAPTPTEGYDSGHDSGAATQGSATPLENPEAWRTTQNLQPHKHHPHPHQHPAANSGSLGTNPSLGESSGYESIPRDSECSSFSSSQDSEMDEEHRRDAQAQSLALSQHQLKPPVPSCSAKLEVENWSEDDVKRYEGRPRAAEIPQLRASRQQVLSLKATQKSLKADLAQAKGNLNVPSDSWNYELHVKDDLPLDHSTFVEALARETHILKKRVAAARSRVLVVTAFLPKQQSETLIN
- the LOC137640057 gene encoding uncharacterized protein isoform X3 codes for the protein MRAFIRDHRTMAVTDWPAAIMVGGDRRHPLLAQLPSATQHPTSSTARSHIVGVPSVGVPGVGVKLMQEPGFAANDSHLYARDLQMGMRYRGDSSRNPESFLGYGIKYPPPLGSALTQGKAQLGPEEELRRHRTLSPGSQSSAAASFLARASQLTAPSSSSSPSRQEERERRRRRRRDSGERDRESSGRRSKNANERGEDRRGTLPTDYRAALAKFAPPVPHTLLKKIGCRDVQGLGKVRVVLRVSPKITVTEGESEVLTLDKRRRQVTLVEPQAKQPQERVGVAAPKMFAFDQVYNQEDPQNEVVTGAVVDVLHAVLAGNDGCVLCFGGADLGKTYTMLGSHTGPGELGVMPSSIAWLYRAIVEQKAKSGARFSVRVSAVAVDAAGAMLTDLLAEYAQEGEASPGALLRDTTGGYLSSVAELRAPSPETAAHYLDVAIAARSSHAHSQVQSSQPAPPPGSATLLYTLHIYQYAVDKSGKGGVVGGRSRLHMIDVGDVSGSNGGMSLSALTSVLLAIFNGQRYLPHRENKLTMLLREALGSVTCHAAMVVHISPSPRHAQHTLATLQLASRVHRMRRKKLKGIGGSNSGGSSEGSRSRSSGGDTSAGSSSIDFSSSEQSCDTVIYIGGGGPGDATDNEHPPVFMPHHTNQQMWPITRLRSMEHLRPHSASPTPAHTRRAASASPTPTSRSVPNGRSHGKPRPPPRTVSNANSPLSSGKVTPGGSFIRHQPGVSHVAYNKVGQKPLLSSFKPQVTLGPLVPGDLRHFNYNAYEEPNNLVPTYRQTGNHPQQTILLHQQQQPLQPQQQQEQHKQQQHQHQQQQQQQQQQQPQQQQQQQQLQQLSQKHIQQQLKQQHLYLLQHPQTKQQQIQQQQQIQHFQLYQQQKQLQSQQQSLQQPGQQQSMQQQYQHQTFQQQHLQLQQQQLKLQQLQQQQLAQQSNRLNAKNPTDGVVSDEQWIDGPRVHKSRVAAAQKMKKEKSETWVDGPQVTPIGYGFMDDHKKTMIERWVAVQTAQVVQQLEQQQTVPPQTPTQNSTTQEQFTHLTQFRTCEESTLDSDQDTLSEDPPSGAGQANGTSTTMPPQPNLIEELERKNLIPAEDPKPPEEPDPPSNEAESLPKECTVDEKSTEPHCSPDEASVADEPSIDDICSQCEALAEECEELSSLLSCEEEECKRQAHQGLATVLEEPELEAAIGTDIEELGKDDGDETGHEADEEESTTPQRGWIRRSLASSGTHHSTELIEVQIPDYPVITVDTCIQVCEEDIIRALADTPCQSEVMSVETSDDHPLRVLSEENLTCASTFTDSYSQMGETGDEDDSDDENSRPFSLFEVTDYGRVCQDLSMALQSDVSNKNLHELAKIHDLYRTLARQSPRVHTGGPRLQAATLAEILANSRDSLLEDQKPPLEDDSICSEPVHAEGKLCRHCNKKQLRHGDSILKLESALRSKSMWLSRPLELEDSASDKCIGTDDIDLPEDHCTCDVQSDLVPYIPSMFFNFSSMKNNSSASNLTLTQQASNSSLQLKDVPLADSTENFVDRVPINGISLPEYIEDLEANVVLCNPVQYDYSKDSDVNDDRTVTGKSDNESDCVSNISEDSEYMMQTSKLSKFLCVGVGKSKSKSPYKVAKQNNNKIVENKKNVAKTKESKVKVPVKSRENSKSPDRNSKNLIKSPSRVVSQSVAKQNTSRRSDNASVRMRWGKSARVGATKSPALASRSSYRYTCTLMYPPDAPTPTEGYDSGHDSGAATQGSATPLENPEAWRTTQNLQPHKHHPHPHQHPAANSGSLGTNPSLGESSGYESIPRDSECSSFSSSQDSEMDEEHRRDAQAQSLALSQHQLKPPVPSCSAKLEVENWSEDDVKRYEGRPRAAEIPQLRASRQQVLSLKATQKSLKADLAQAKGNLNVPSDSWNYERKSNYT
- the LOC137640057 gene encoding uncharacterized protein isoform X4, with the protein product MFVMFYTKRASQLTAPSSSSSPSRQEERERRRRRRRDSGERDRESSGRRSKNANERGEDRRGTLPTDYRAALAKFAPPVPHTLLKKIGCRDVQGLGKVRVVLRVSPKITVTEGESEVLTLDKRRRQVTLVEPQAKQPQERVGVAAPKMFAFDQVYNQEDPQNEVVTGAVVDVLHAVLAGNDGCVLCFGGADLGKTYTMLGSHTGPGELGVMPSSIAWLYRAIVEQKAKSGARFSVRVSAVAVDAAGAMLTDLLAEYAQEGEASPGALLRDTTGGYLSSVAELRAPSPETAAHYLDVAIAARSSHAHSQVQSSQPAPPPGSATLLYTLHIYQYAVDKSGKGGVVGGRSRLHMIDVGDVSGSNGGMSLSALTSVLLAIFNGQRYLPHRENKLTMLLREALGSVTCHAAMVVHISPSPRHAQHTLATLQLASRVHRMRRKKLKGIGGSNSGGSSEGSRSRSSGGDTSAGSSSIDFSSSEQSCDTVIYIGGGGPGDATDNEHPPVFMPHHTNQQMWPITRLRSMEHLRPHSASPTPAHTRRAASASPTPTSRSVPNGRSHGKPRPPPRTVSNANSPLSSGKVTPGGSFIRHQPGVSHVAYNKVGQKPLLSSFKPQVTLGPLVPGDLRHFNYNAYEEPNNLVPTYRQTGNHPQQTILLHQQQQPLQPQQQQEQHKQQQHQHQQQQQQQQQQQPQQQQQQQQLQQLSQKHIQQQLKQQHLYLLQHPQTKQQQIQQQQQIQHFQLYQQQKQLQSQQQSLQQPGQQQSMQQQYQHQTFQQQHLQLQQQQLKLQQLQQQQLAQQSNRLNAKNPTDGVVSDEQWIDGPRVHKSRVAAAQKMKKEKSETWVDGPQVTPIGYGFMDDHKKTMIERWVAVQTAQVVQQLEQQQTVPPQTPTQNSTTQEQFTHLTQFRTCEESTLDSDQDTLSEDPPSGAGQANGTSTTMPPQPNLIEELERKNLIPAEDPKPPEEPDPPSNEAESLPKECTVDEKSTEPHCSPDEASVADEPSIDDICSQCEALAEECEELSSLLSCEEEECKRQAHQGLATVLEEPELEAAIGTDIEELGKDDGDETGHEADEEESTTPQRGWIRRSLASSGTHHSTELIEVQIPDYPVITVDTCIQVCEEDIIRALADTPCQSEVMSVETSDDHPLRVLSEENLTCASTFTDSYSQMGETGDEDDSDDENSRPFSLFEVTDYGRVCQDLSMALQSDVSNKNLHELAKIHDLYRTLARQSPRVHTGGPRLQAATLAEILANSRDSLLEDQKPPLEDDSICSEPVHAEGKLCRHCNKKQLRHGDSILKLESALRSKSMWLSRPLELEDSASDKCIGTDDIDLPEDHCTCDVQSDLVPYIPSMFFNFSSMKNNSSASNLTLTQQASNSSLQLKDVPLADSTENFVDRVPINGISLPEYIEDLEANVVLCNPVQYDYSKDSDVNDDRTVTGKSDNESDCVSNISEDSEYMMQTSKLSKFLCVGVGKSKSKSPYKVAKQNNNKIVENKKNVAKTKESKVKVPVKSRENSKSPDRNSKNLIKSPSRVVSQSVAKQNTSRRSDNASVRMRWGKSARVGATKSPALASRSSYRYTCTLMYPPDAPTPTEGYDSGHDSGAATQGSATPLENPEAWRTTQNLQPHKHHPHPHQHPAANSGSLGTNPSLGESSGYESIPRDSECSSFSSSQDSEMDEEHRRDAQAQSLALSQHQLKPPVPSCSAKLEVENWSEDDVKRYEGRPRAAEIPQLRASRQQVLSLKATQKSLKADLAQAKGNLNVPSDSWNYELHVKDDLPLDHSTFVEALARETHILKKRVAAARSRVLVVTAFLPKQQSETLIN
- the LOC137640057 gene encoding uncharacterized protein isoform X2 produces the protein MVGGDRRHPLLAQLPSATQHPTSSTARSHIVGVPSVGVPGVGVKLMQEPGFAANDSHLYARDLQMGMRYRGDSSRNPESFLGYGIKYPPPLGSALTQGKAQLGPEEELRRHRTLSPGSQSSAAASFLARASQLTAPSSSSSPSRQEERERRRRRRRDSGERDRESSGRRSKNANERGEDRRGTLPTDYRAALAKFAPPVPHTLLKKIGCRDVQGLGKVRVVLRVSPKITVTEGESEVLTLDKRRRQVTLVEPQAKQPQERVGVAAPKMFAFDQVYNQEDPQNEVVTGAVVDVLHAVLAGNDGCVLCFGGADLGKTYTMLGSHTGPGELGVMPSSIAWLYRAIVEQKAKSGARFSVRVSAVAVDAAGAMLTDLLAEYAQEGEASPGALLRDTTGGYLSSVAELRAPSPETAAHYLDVAIAARSSHAHSQVQSSQPAPPPGSATLLYTLHIYQYAVDKSGKGGVVGGRSRLHMIDVGDVSGSNGGMSLSALTSVLLAIFNGQRYLPHRENKLTMLLREALGSVTCHAAMVVHISPSPRHAQHTLATLQLASRVHRMRRKKLKGIGGSNSGGSSEGSRSRSSGGDTSAGSSSIDFSSSEQSCDTVIYIGGGGPGDATDNEHPPVFMPHHTNQQMWPITRLRSMEHLRPHSASPTPAHTRRAASASPTPTSRSVPNGRSHGKPRPPPRTVSNANSPLSSGKVTPGGSFIRHQPGVSHVAYNKVGQKPLLSSFKPQVTLGPLVPGDLRHFNYNAYEEPNNLVPTYRQTGNHPQQTILLHQQQQPLQPQQQQEQHKQQQHQHQQQQQQQQQQQPQQQQQQQQLQQLSQKHIQQQLKQQHLYLLQHPQTKQQQIQQQQQIQHFQLYQQQKQLQSQQQSLQQPGQQQSMQQQYQHQTFQQQHLQLQQQQLKLQQLQQQQLAQQSNRLNAKNPTDGVVSDEQWIDGPRVHKSRVAAAQKMKKEKSETWVDGPQVTPIGYGFMDDHKKTMIERWVAVQTAQVVQQLEQQQTVPPQTPTQNSTTQEQFTHLTQFRTCEESTLDSDQDTLSEDPPSGAGQANGTSTTMPPQPNLIEELERKNLIPAEDPKPPEEPDPPSNEAESLPKECTVDEKSTEPHCSPDEASVADEPSIDDICSQCEALAEECEELSSLLSCEEEECKRQAHQGLATVLEEPELEAAIGTDIEELGKDDGDETGHEADEEESTTPQRGWIRRSLASSGTHHSTELIEVQIPDYPVITVDTCIQVCEEDIIRALADTPCQSEVMSVETSDDHPLRVLSEENLTCASTFTDSYSQMGETGDEDDSDDENSRPFSLFEVTDYGRVCQDLSMALQSDVSNKNLHELAKIHDLYRTLARQSPRVHTGGPRLQAATLAEILANSRDSLLEDQKPPLEDDSICSEPVHAEGKLCRHCNKKQLRHGDSILKLESALRSKSMWLSRPLELEDSASDKCIGTDDIDLPEDHCTCDVQSDLVPYIPSMFFNFSSMKNNSSASNLTLTQQASNSSLQLKDVPLADSTENFVDRVPINGISLPEYIEDLEANVVLCNPVQYDYSKDSDVNDDRTVTGKSDNESDCVSNISEDSEYMMQTSKLSKFLCVGVGKSKSKSPYKVAKQNNNKIVENKKNVAKTKESKVKVPVKSRENSKSPDRNSKNLIKSPSRVVSQSVAKQNTSRRSDNASVRMRWGKSARVGATKSPALASRSSYRYTCTLMYPPDAPTPTEGYDSGHDSGAATQGSATPLENPEAWRTTQNLQPHKHHPHPHQHPAANSGSLGTNPSLGESSGYESIPRDSECSSFSSSQDSEMDEEHRRDAQAQSLALSQHQLKPPVPSCSAKLEVENWSEDDVKRYEGRPRAAEIPQLRASRQQVLSLKATQKSLKADLAQAKGNLNVPSDSWNYELHVKDDLPLDHSTFVEALARETHILKKRVAAARSRVLVVTAFLPKQQSETLIN